The following are encoded in a window of Lates calcarifer isolate ASB-BC8 linkage group LG20, TLL_Latcal_v3, whole genome shotgun sequence genomic DNA:
- the flrt1a gene encoding leucine-rich repeat transmembrane protein FLRT1 yields MFTIMAPARVAKLLARLFLLFLCLTLHAGMLQFAAATIQGYIGDRDMICPSVCRCDEDFIYCNDRGLNSIPSLPPSASVLYLQNNHINNPGLPTSLERHLAVRVVYLYDNELDEFPMHLPPSVRELHLQDNNIRTIPRSALARMPLLEKLHLDDNSISTVSIEDQAFADNPRLRLLFLSRNHLSSIPSGLPASLEELRLDDNRISTIPTHAFRGLTSLRCLVLDGNLLANQRIADDTFSRLSNLTELSLVRNSLQTPPVNLPSAHLQRLSLQDNALTHMPRGSLDGMRRLQRLDLSGNNLTTLPRGLFKDLDSLGQLLVRGNPWHCGCNLRWLYDWLHARGNSITVRGLTCHGPDRVRDMALTDLTSEMEECEVVRTAGTRDRVGGGGVDSSTTHTPPQGSLFTLRSKRPGLGLPDSGLDYTLSSSAVGKSLALNVKPLSHNSVRVTWSVAQPTSSFRLSWLRLGTGNAMGSITETLVRGDRREYLLTSLQPRSSYIICMVPLPASSESKGGISGDADSDEALVCAKAETSDLTPLEEEEDEDSQQMTALPLAGIIGGASAIVSLALIFGIFCWYGHRTGHLCSRDHYTRSSSRKSKSYDDYIESGTKKDNTILEIRGPGFQMTPMAACQPMQPKPLREDYIIHTIFPSNGTGLYKGANHVSNAGHGTNRGYREGGIPDIDYCYT; encoded by the coding sequence ATGTTCACCATAATGGCGCCTGCTAGAGTGGCCAAACTGCTGGCTCGGCtcttcctgctgtttctctgcttgACACTACATGCCGGTATGCTTCAGTTTGCTGCAGCCACGATACAAGGGTACATTGGAGACAGGGACATGATATGCCCATCTGTATGCAGGTGCGATGAGGACTTTATCTACTGTAATGATCGTGGCCTGAACTCCATCCCCTCATTGCCTCCTTCTGCGTCTGTCCTCTACCTTCAGAACAACCACATAAACAACCCAGGCTTGCCCACATCTTTGGAGCGCCATCTTGCCGTCCGTGTGGTCTACCTCTATGATAACGAACTGGATGAATTCCCCATGCACCTGCCACCATCCGTGCGTGAACTGCATTTACAGGACAACAACATCCGCACTATTCCTCGGAGTGCGCTGGCTCGGATGCCCTTGTTAGAGAAGCTCCACTTGGATGACAACTCTATTTCCACTGTCAGTATTGAGGATCAGGCTTTTGCTGACAACCCACGGTTACGCCTGCTTTTCCTTTCACGCAACCATCTGTCTAGTATCCCCTCAGGATTGCCTGCATCTCTAGAAGAGCTGCGTCTGGATGACAACCGAATCTCCACTATCCCAACCCATGCCTTCCGAGGCCTCACCTCACTTAGATGTCTTGTCCTGGATGGGAACCTTTTGGCAAACCAGCGCATTGCAGATGACACATTCTCCCGCCTTTCCAACTTGACCGAGTTATCTCTAGTCCGTAACTCCCTCCAAACCCCACCTGTCAATCTGCCCAGCGCCCATCTGCAGCGCCTGTCTCTACAGGACAATGCCCTCACTCATATGCCACGTGGTTCCTTGGATGGCATGCGCAGGCTCCAGAGGCTAGACCTGTCAGGAAACAATCTGACCACCCTGCCGAGGGGACTGTTCAAAGACCTGGACAGCCTGGGTCAGCTGCTGGTGCGAGGTAATCCTTGGCACTGTGGCTGCAACCTCCGCTGGTTATATGATTGGCTGCATGCCCGTGGTAATTCTATCACTGTCAGAGGTCTCACCTGCCATGGACCTGATAGAGTGCGAGACATGGCTTTGACAGACCTTACCAGTGAAATGGAGGAATGTGAGGTGGTGAGGACAGCAGGGACCAGAGACAGAGTGGGGGGAGGTGGAGTGGATAGCTCTACTACTCACACCCCTCCACAAGGCTCTCTCTTCACCCTTCGCTCAAAACGACCTGGACTGGGGCTTCCTGATTCTGGCTTAGACTACACTCTTAGCAGCAGTGCTGTTGGGAAGAGCCTGGCCCTCAATGTGAAGCCTCTCTCTCACAACAGCGTCCGTGTTACCTGGAGCGTGGCTCAGCCCACCTCCTCTTTCAGACTGAGCTGGCTCCGACTGGGCACTGGGAATGCTATGGGATCAATCACGGAGACGTTGGTCCGGGGGGACCGTCGAGAGTACCTGCTCACTTCGTTGCAACCTCGCTCGAGCTACATCATTTGCATGGTGCCTTTGCCTGCCAGTTCAGAAAGCAAAGGGGGGATTTCTGGAGATGCTGACTCTGATGAAGCTTTGGTGTGCGCAAAAGCTGAAACGTCAGACCTCACCccactggaggaggaggaggatgaggattCACAGCAAATGACAGCGCTGCCCTTGGCAGGGATTATTGGTGGGGCCTCCGCCATTGTATCTCTGGCTCTCATTTTTGGCATCTTCTGTTGGTACGGACATAGGACTGGGCATTTGTGTTCTCGTGACCACTATACTCGCAGCAGCTCTCGAAAAAGCAAAAGCTATGATGATTACATCGAGTCAGGCACCAAGAAGGACAATACCATCTTGGAGATCCGTGGCCCGGGGTTCCAGATGACGCCTATGGCGGCTTGCCAGCCAATGCAGCCTAAACCGCTACGAGAGGATTACATCATTCACACCATATTCCCCTCCAATGGCACTGGCCTGTACAAAGGTGCCAACCATGTTTCTAATGCAGGACATGGCACCAACCGTGGCTATAGAGAAGGAGGAATCCCAGATATAGACTACTGTTACACATGA